The proteins below come from a single Fodinicola acaciae genomic window:
- a CDS encoding putative bifunctional diguanylate cyclase/phosphodiesterase — translation MTTADPRDLTPSWREWRFWLFVTLVAIGALAVIRFGAAEDISELGQLPVTFWVIAAMVVIGELWPVAVMATDGRRPTAQGNGLVASTTFVFAVLIFWGLGAAIVIQAIGVMLTDLPKRRAIYRTIFNISQYAISWGAAHVVLTTMAQNRHPSHTLALQPRLLPAIVLAAVAYFLINNLVVSVMAKLHTGGTVRSHYFYAFGYHLFSEGALLALAPIVVLALQQSSWYLPLLLVALIAVQQNARVSNRHQRLALHDELTGLANRKLLHDSAVQALADARETNRSVGVLFLDLDHFKSVNDTLGHHVGDQLLQDVAARLTRSVRSDDIVSRLGGDEFAVLLPGLVDQWTAAEVAERVSDALAAPFSPHGEAAVRIDLGGSIGIAFFPAHGEDVDTVFQRADAAMYTAKSRGLDSVVYSDDGTEGIGGAILTELREALQNGPEAAGLAVHFQPQVELGSGQVVGVEALVRWKHQRLGWIAPTEFIPMAERGVLIGELTRWMLDNSLAQLRDWENAGLKLQVAVNISIRDLQSVELADFLARRLVHYQLPADRLKVEIDDASTISGRENVQAALRALEDLGVGISLDHFGIGYCSLTRLRRLPVSEVKIDSSFVSRLITDDDDAAVVRSIVDLANALELDVVAEGVEDEPTWRALAALGCNDAQGNYFAEPMPPEDVVLLLRDGGRFPLLHAVGT, via the coding sequence GTGACAACTGCCGATCCGCGTGATCTCACGCCGTCCTGGCGTGAGTGGCGGTTTTGGCTGTTCGTCACCCTGGTCGCCATTGGCGCGCTGGCGGTCATCCGGTTCGGTGCCGCCGAGGACATCAGCGAGCTCGGCCAGTTGCCGGTGACTTTCTGGGTTATCGCGGCGATGGTGGTGATCGGCGAACTGTGGCCGGTGGCGGTCATGGCGACGGACGGTCGCCGGCCGACCGCACAGGGTAACGGATTGGTCGCCTCGACGACTTTTGTCTTCGCCGTACTGATTTTCTGGGGCCTCGGCGCCGCGATCGTCATCCAGGCGATCGGCGTCATGCTCACCGACCTGCCGAAGCGCCGCGCGATCTATCGGACGATCTTCAACATCAGCCAGTACGCGATCAGCTGGGGCGCCGCGCATGTGGTGTTGACCACAATGGCGCAGAACCGCCATCCGTCGCACACGCTGGCGCTGCAGCCGCGGCTGTTGCCGGCGATCGTGCTCGCGGCCGTCGCGTACTTCCTGATCAACAACCTGGTCGTGTCGGTGATGGCCAAGCTGCACACCGGCGGCACCGTACGCAGTCACTATTTCTACGCGTTCGGCTATCACCTTTTCAGCGAAGGCGCGTTGCTCGCGCTGGCGCCGATCGTCGTGCTCGCCCTGCAACAAAGCTCCTGGTATTTACCGTTGTTACTGGTCGCGTTGATCGCCGTGCAACAAAACGCGAGGGTCAGCAACCGGCACCAGCGGCTCGCGCTGCACGACGAGTTGACCGGTCTGGCCAACAGAAAACTGCTGCACGACAGCGCCGTGCAGGCGCTCGCCGACGCGCGCGAGACAAATCGGTCGGTCGGCGTTCTTTTCCTCGATCTCGACCATTTCAAGAGCGTCAACGACACATTGGGACATCACGTCGGCGACCAGCTGTTGCAGGATGTGGCCGCGCGGCTGACGCGTTCGGTGCGTTCCGACGACATCGTCTCGCGACTCGGTGGCGACGAGTTTGCCGTTCTTTTACCGGGACTGGTGGACCAGTGGACCGCGGCCGAGGTCGCCGAGCGGGTGTCCGACGCGCTGGCCGCGCCGTTCAGTCCGCACGGCGAGGCGGCCGTACGCATCGACCTCGGCGGCTCGATCGGCATCGCTTTCTTCCCCGCGCACGGCGAAGACGTCGACACGGTTTTCCAGCGCGCGGACGCCGCGATGTACACGGCGAAATCGCGTGGACTGGACAGCGTCGTCTATTCCGACGACGGCACCGAGGGAATCGGCGGCGCCATTCTCACCGAGCTGCGCGAGGCGCTGCAAAACGGACCGGAGGCGGCCGGCCTGGCCGTACATTTCCAGCCACAGGTGGAGCTGGGGTCCGGCCAGGTGGTCGGCGTGGAGGCGCTCGTACGGTGGAAACACCAGCGGCTGGGGTGGATCGCGCCGACCGAGTTCATCCCGATGGCCGAGCGCGGCGTCCTCATCGGCGAGCTGACCCGGTGGATGCTGGACAACAGCCTGGCGCAGCTGCGCGACTGGGAAAACGCCGGCCTGAAGCTGCAGGTCGCGGTGAACATCAGCATTCGCGACCTGCAGTCGGTGGAGCTGGCCGACTTTTTGGCGCGGCGGCTGGTGCATTACCAGCTGCCGGCCGACCGGTTGAAGGTGGAAATCGACGACGCGAGCACGATTTCCGGCCGCGAGAACGTACAGGCGGCATTGCGCGCGCTGGAGGATCTCGGCGTCGGAATCAGCCTGGATCATTTCGGCATCGGCTATTGCAGCCTGACCAGACTGCGGCGTTTGCCGGTCAGCGAAGTGAAAATCGACTCGTCATTTGTCTCGCGGCTCATCACCGACGACGACGACGCGGCGGTCGTACGGTCCATTGTGGACCTGGCCAACGCGCTGGAACTGGACGTGGTCGCCGAAGGCGTCGAGGATGAGCCGACCTGGCGCGCGCTCGCCGCACTCGGCTGCAACGACGCGCAGGGCAACTACTTCGCCGAGCCGATGCCGCCGGAGGACGTGGTGCTGCTCCTGCGCGACGGCGGCCGTTTCCCGTTGTTGCACGCCGTCGGCACCTGA
- a CDS encoding exonuclease domain-containing protein, whose amino-acid sequence MTLLGPLRWAVVDVETTGLSPGTDRVLSVAVVHVDEDGRIEQTWSTLLNPGRDPGPVHVHGLTAQMLAGAPTFEAIADELRERLSGRVFVAHNADFDWGFLAAEAALAGTALPSTHRLCTLALVRRLELGLPNHRLGTLAQHWGIAQQHAHDALDDARVAAQVLKNATLEALKAAVPLPLLPLTDWLWQQPPLPVYGREWTNPGILRGPLVQGMRVVITGPTATNRAELYARCHAAGLDVKDRVNRRCSVLVCNDPLSTTVKSRRAAAHGIPVIDESVLVRLLDDVRPGVAAETAPVHRQVRPRPAPVGALAMRRILVLGGPYERAASFRSRIAAAGGLPAVNLTPRISHAVVLDGGEHDPRFERLGALGVTIVPPADFDALLADRRPRGDVDPLVLPAGGDSDLPVDAYGPQWTVSASRVWESPADLDLVAYALDESGEIGDELDAVIDAPNERSVRLDVDALPVWCARVRVVAGVTAGAELGPVQVHIRDAGDADWCTSTLDAPPGCRSLTLVDLYRRATRWRLVVTGSPADLAD is encoded by the coding sequence ATGACGCTGTTGGGACCGCTGCGCTGGGCCGTGGTGGATGTCGAGACGACCGGCCTGTCGCCTGGCACCGATCGCGTGCTGTCGGTCGCGGTGGTCCACGTCGACGAGGACGGCCGGATCGAGCAGACCTGGTCGACGCTGCTCAATCCCGGCCGCGATCCGGGGCCGGTGCACGTACATGGCCTGACCGCACAGATGCTGGCCGGCGCGCCGACGTTCGAGGCGATCGCCGACGAGTTGCGTGAGCGGCTGAGTGGTCGGGTTTTCGTGGCACACAACGCCGATTTCGACTGGGGGTTCCTGGCCGCGGAGGCGGCGCTGGCTGGCACCGCGCTGCCGAGCACGCATCGGCTGTGCACTCTCGCGCTCGTACGCCGGCTCGAGCTGGGTCTGCCCAACCACCGCCTCGGCACGCTGGCGCAGCACTGGGGGATCGCGCAGCAGCACGCGCACGACGCGCTCGACGACGCCCGAGTTGCCGCGCAGGTGTTGAAAAACGCGACGCTGGAGGCGTTGAAAGCCGCCGTACCGTTGCCCCTCCTGCCGCTGACGGACTGGCTCTGGCAGCAGCCGCCGCTGCCGGTGTACGGCCGGGAGTGGACCAATCCTGGCATCCTGCGCGGTCCGCTCGTGCAAGGCATGCGGGTGGTGATCACCGGTCCGACGGCGACCAACCGCGCCGAGTTGTACGCGCGTTGCCATGCCGCTGGCCTCGACGTGAAAGACCGGGTCAACCGGCGCTGCAGCGTCCTGGTCTGCAACGATCCGCTGTCGACCACGGTCAAGTCGCGCCGAGCCGCCGCGCACGGCATTCCGGTGATCGACGAGTCGGTGCTGGTGCGACTGCTTGACGACGTACGGCCCGGTGTGGCCGCCGAGACGGCGCCGGTTCACCGGCAGGTGCGGCCGCGTCCGGCGCCGGTCGGCGCGCTGGCGATGCGGCGGATCCTGGTGCTCGGCGGTCCGTACGAGCGGGCCGCGAGCTTCCGGTCGCGGATCGCCGCGGCCGGCGGCCTGCCGGCGGTCAACCTGACGCCGCGGATCAGCCACGCGGTGGTGCTCGACGGCGGCGAGCACGATCCGCGCTTCGAGCGGCTCGGCGCGCTCGGCGTCACGATCGTGCCGCCGGCGGACTTCGACGCGCTGTTGGCCGACCGGCGGCCGCGCGGCGATGTCGATCCGCTGGTGTTGCCGGCCGGCGGCGACAGCGACCTGCCGGTCGACGCGTACGGTCCACAGTGGACGGTGAGCGCGTCGCGGGTCTGGGAGAGCCCGGCCGATCTCGACCTGGTCGCGTATGCGCTGGACGAGTCGGGCGAGATCGGCGACGAGCTCGACGCGGTCATCGACGCGCCAAACGAGCGGTCCGTCCGGCTGGATGTCGACGCGCTGCCGGTTTGGTGCGCGCGCGTACGCGTCGTCGCCGGTGTCACCGCCGGCGCTGAGCTGGGGCCGGTGCAGGTGCACATCCGCGACGCCGGCGACGCCGACTGGTGCACCAGCACACTCGACGCGCCGCCAGGCTGTCGCTCGCTGACCCTCGTCGACCTCTACCGCCGCGCCACCCGCTGGCGCCTCGTTGTGACCGGCTCGCCCGCGGACCTCGCCGACTGA
- the ligA gene encoding NAD-dependent DNA ligase LigA, whose product MAQTPESDIPTDARHRVAELTEQIDAHQFAYYVKDAPTVSDAEYDKLLRELMALEERYPALRSPQSPTQRVGGTFSTAFTAVDHLERMLSLDNAFSADELTSWNERVEREIGTGAHFLCELKIDGLAVNLLYEDGRLTRALTRGNGVTGEDVTLNIRTIDVVPTELRRDSDAGPPPELLEVRGEVFLPVEGFEQLNASLVEAGKAPFANPRNSAAGSLRQKDPKVTASRPLRMLVHGTGARRGFNPARQSETYEKLKAWGLPTSERYRVVDTLEEVQEFIAYYGEHRHDVEHEIDGVVVKVDEIGLQRQLGSTSRAPRWAIAYKYPPEEVNTKLLDIRVNVGRTGRVTPYGVMEPVVVAGSTVEMATLHNADEVRRKGVLIGDTVVLRKAGDVIPEIVGPVVDLRDGSEREFAMPTLCPECGTKLRPEREGDKDIRCPNNQHCPAQLRERLFHLASRNAFDIEVLGYEAAVALLDSGVLADEGDLFALDEEKLRQVALFTRKSDGELTANARKLLDNLREAKDRPLWRVLVALSIRHVGPTASQALATEFGDLDEILAATPERLAEAEGVGPTIASALLDWANVDWHREVVRKWREAGVRMVDEPTQDVPRTLAGLTVVVTGSLEEYSRDDAKAAIVGRGGKASGSVSKKTDFVVAGEKPGSKYDKAIQLGVAVLDEAGFGVLLADGPEAARAVAVNASEASAE is encoded by the coding sequence CTGGCCCAGACGCCAGAGAGCGACATCCCGACCGACGCGCGGCACCGGGTCGCCGAGCTGACGGAGCAGATCGACGCGCACCAGTTCGCGTATTACGTGAAGGACGCGCCGACCGTCTCCGACGCCGAGTACGACAAGCTGCTGCGCGAGCTGATGGCGCTGGAGGAGCGATATCCGGCGCTGCGCAGCCCGCAGAGTCCCACGCAGCGCGTCGGTGGCACGTTCTCGACGGCGTTCACCGCGGTCGACCACCTGGAGCGGATGCTCAGCCTCGACAACGCGTTCTCCGCCGACGAGCTGACCAGCTGGAACGAGCGGGTCGAGCGGGAGATCGGCACCGGTGCGCACTTCCTGTGCGAGCTGAAGATCGACGGCCTCGCGGTCAACCTGCTCTACGAGGACGGCCGGCTGACCCGCGCGCTGACCCGCGGCAACGGCGTCACCGGCGAGGACGTGACGCTCAACATCCGCACCATCGACGTGGTGCCGACCGAGCTGCGCCGCGACAGCGACGCCGGTCCGCCGCCGGAGCTGCTGGAGGTACGCGGCGAGGTCTTCCTGCCGGTCGAGGGGTTCGAGCAGCTCAACGCCAGCCTGGTCGAGGCAGGCAAGGCACCGTTCGCCAACCCGCGCAACTCGGCCGCCGGCTCGCTGCGGCAGAAGGACCCGAAGGTGACCGCCAGCCGGCCGCTGCGGATGCTCGTGCACGGCACCGGCGCGCGTCGCGGCTTCAACCCGGCGCGGCAGTCCGAGACATACGAGAAGCTCAAGGCCTGGGGCCTGCCGACCTCCGAGCGCTATCGCGTGGTGGACACGCTCGAAGAGGTGCAGGAGTTCATCGCGTACTACGGCGAGCACCGCCACGACGTCGAGCACGAGATCGACGGTGTCGTCGTGAAGGTCGACGAGATCGGTCTGCAGCGCCAGCTCGGCTCCACCTCACGTGCGCCGCGCTGGGCCATCGCATACAAATATCCGCCGGAGGAGGTCAACACCAAGCTCCTCGACATCCGGGTGAACGTCGGGCGCACCGGCCGGGTGACGCCGTACGGCGTGATGGAGCCGGTGGTGGTCGCCGGCTCGACGGTCGAGATGGCCACCCTGCACAACGCCGACGAGGTGCGCCGCAAAGGCGTACTGATCGGCGACACAGTTGTGCTGCGCAAGGCCGGTGACGTGATCCCGGAGATCGTCGGACCGGTGGTCGACCTGCGCGACGGCAGCGAGCGCGAGTTCGCGATGCCGACGTTGTGCCCGGAGTGCGGCACCAAGCTGCGTCCGGAGCGCGAAGGCGACAAGGACATTCGCTGTCCGAATAATCAGCATTGTCCGGCGCAGCTGCGCGAGCGGCTTTTCCACCTGGCCTCCCGCAACGCATTCGACATCGAGGTGCTCGGATACGAGGCGGCCGTCGCGCTGCTCGACTCCGGCGTGCTGGCCGACGAGGGAGATCTCTTCGCGCTGGACGAGGAAAAGCTCCGCCAGGTCGCCCTCTTCACCCGCAAGTCCGACGGCGAGCTGACCGCGAATGCCAGGAAACTGCTGGACAATCTGCGGGAGGCCAAAGATCGTCCACTGTGGAGAGTGCTGGTCGCGCTGTCGATCCGGCACGTCGGACCGACCGCGTCGCAGGCGTTGGCCACCGAGTTCGGCGACCTCGACGAGATCCTGGCGGCCACGCCGGAGCGGCTCGCCGAGGCCGAAGGGGTCGGTCCGACCATCGCCAGTGCCTTGCTCGATTGGGCAAATGTCGACTGGCACCGCGAGGTCGTACGAAAATGGCGAGAGGCCGGCGTACGCATGGTCGACGAGCCAACGCAGGACGTTCCGCGTACTCTGGCAGGACTTACGGTCGTAGTGACCGGTTCGCTCGAGGAGTATTCTCGCGACGACGCGAAAGCGGCCATTGTGGGCCGCGGGGGCAAGGCAAGCGGTTCTGTTTCCAAGAAAACCGATTTCGTCGTGGCCGGCGAAAAGCCGGGCTCCAAATATGACAAAGCGATCCAATTGGGGGTGGCGGTTCTCGACGAGGCGGGATTCGGAGTGCTGCTGGCCGACGGTCCGGAAGCGGCCAGAGCAGTCGCCGTGAACGCGTCCGAGGCGTCCGCGGAGTAG
- the gatC gene encoding Asp-tRNA(Asn)/Glu-tRNA(Gln) amidotransferase subunit GatC yields the protein MSVITRAEVQHLAKLARIELTDDELDHYSGQLDVILSSIAQISEVAADDIPPTSHPLPLTNVMRPDEPRPCLPAQAVLAGAPAAEQQRFRVPQILGEE from the coding sequence ATGTCCGTCATCACCCGAGCCGAGGTCCAGCATCTGGCGAAACTGGCCCGGATCGAGCTCACCGACGACGAGCTCGACCACTATTCCGGCCAGCTCGACGTGATCCTGTCCTCGATCGCGCAGATCTCCGAGGTCGCCGCGGACGACATCCCGCCGACCTCCCACCCGTTGCCGCTCACCAACGTGATGCGGCCGGACGAGCCGCGTCCGTGCCTGCCGGCCCAAGCTGTGCTGGCTGGTGCGCCGGCGGCCGAGCAGCAGCGGTTCCGCGTACCGCAGATCCTGGGGGAAGAGTGA
- a CDS encoding dienelactone hydrolase family protein has translation MDVTIPTSNGSIGGYLAVPQPEVSGDGPWPGVVIVFDAFGMSDDIREIADRFATAGYFALVPNLYHRGGFVRCVQGVFRQLFNAEGQAFDDIEAARTELLSHPNSNGKVGVAGFCMGGGFALVTAARGFDASAPYYGPMPLDDSVFDDACPIVASFGGRDAGLRGAADKLDRLLTERDVPHDVKEYPKAGHGFANRLPVGPFAPLLRIAGLGYDHEANADAWKRVLAFFATHLR, from the coding sequence GTGGATGTGACGATTCCGACGTCAAACGGGTCCATCGGCGGCTATCTGGCGGTGCCGCAGCCGGAGGTGTCCGGCGACGGGCCGTGGCCGGGCGTGGTGATCGTCTTCGACGCCTTCGGCATGAGCGACGACATCCGCGAGATCGCCGACCGGTTTGCCACCGCCGGCTATTTCGCGCTCGTCCCCAACCTCTACCACCGCGGCGGCTTCGTACGCTGCGTACAGGGCGTCTTCCGGCAGCTGTTCAACGCCGAGGGCCAGGCCTTCGACGACATCGAGGCGGCGCGTACGGAGTTGCTGTCGCATCCCAACTCCAACGGCAAGGTCGGCGTCGCCGGATTCTGCATGGGCGGCGGCTTCGCGCTGGTGACCGCCGCACGTGGGTTCGACGCGAGCGCGCCGTACTACGGGCCGATGCCGCTGGACGACAGCGTTTTCGACGACGCGTGCCCGATCGTGGCGAGCTTCGGCGGCCGCGACGCCGGACTACGCGGCGCGGCCGACAAGCTCGACCGGTTGCTGACCGAGCGCGACGTGCCGCACGACGTCAAGGAATATCCGAAAGCCGGCCACGGCTTCGCCAACCGGCTGCCGGTCGGACCGTTCGCGCCGCTGCTGCGGATCGCCGGCCTCGGCTATGACCACGAGGCCAATGCCGACGCGTGGAAACGCGTACTCGCCTTCTTCGCCACCCACCTGCGCTGA
- the gatA gene encoding Asp-tRNA(Asn)/Glu-tRNA(Gln) amidotransferase subunit GatA, producing the protein MHSDVTALTAAELGARIASREVSSREVVDAHYDRIAKIDDRVHAFLHLDHEGARKQADEVDARIASGEKLGPLAGVPLALKDVMVQKDIPTTCGSKILEGWRPPYDATVVGKLREAGVVILGKTNMDEFAMGSSTEHSAYGPTHNPWDLDRIPGGSGGGSSAAVAARMAPLAIGTDTGGSIRQPGAVTGTVGMKPTYGGVSRYGLIAFSSSLDQAGPCARNVLDAALLHEVIGGHDPLDSTSIDAPVPPVVEAARNADVSGMRIGVVREFAGDGFQPDVSARVDEAVALLTKLGAEVVEVSCPHFVHALPAYYLIAPSECSSNLARFDAMRYGLRVGDDGTRSAEEVTALTREAGFGPEVKRRIMIGTYALSSGYYDAYYGQAQKVRTLITRDFEAAFEQVDVLVSPTTPTTAFRIGERMDDPMQMYMSDICSIPSNLSGGAAISVPVGVDADNLPVGMQIMAPAMADERSYRVGAALEKALVEQWGGPLLDRAPELEGAR; encoded by the coding sequence ATGCACTCTGACGTGACCGCGCTGACCGCGGCGGAGCTCGGCGCCAGGATCGCCAGCCGCGAGGTGAGCAGCCGCGAGGTGGTGGACGCGCACTACGACCGGATCGCCAAGATCGACGACAGGGTGCACGCTTTCCTGCATCTCGACCACGAAGGCGCGCGCAAGCAGGCCGACGAGGTCGACGCGCGGATCGCCAGCGGCGAAAAGCTCGGTCCGCTGGCCGGCGTGCCGTTGGCGCTCAAGGACGTGATGGTCCAGAAGGACATCCCGACCACCTGCGGCTCCAAGATCCTGGAAGGCTGGCGGCCGCCGTACGACGCGACCGTCGTCGGCAAGCTGCGCGAGGCCGGTGTGGTGATCCTCGGCAAGACCAACATGGACGAGTTCGCGATGGGGTCGTCCACCGAGCACTCCGCGTACGGTCCGACCCACAACCCCTGGGACCTCGACCGCATCCCCGGCGGCTCCGGCGGCGGTTCCTCTGCGGCGGTGGCCGCGCGGATGGCGCCGCTGGCCATCGGTACGGACACCGGCGGCTCGATCCGCCAGCCCGGCGCGGTGACCGGCACGGTCGGCATGAAACCGACATACGGAGGCGTCTCGCGCTATGGCCTGATCGCCTTCTCCTCCTCTCTCGACCAGGCCGGTCCGTGCGCGCGCAACGTACTGGACGCGGCGCTGCTGCACGAGGTGATCGGCGGCCACGACCCGCTCGACTCGACCTCGATCGACGCGCCGGTGCCGCCGGTGGTGGAGGCGGCCAGAAACGCCGACGTCAGCGGCATGCGCATCGGTGTCGTACGCGAGTTCGCCGGCGACGGTTTCCAGCCCGACGTGTCGGCGCGCGTCGACGAGGCGGTGGCGTTGCTGACCAAGCTCGGCGCCGAGGTCGTCGAGGTGTCGTGTCCGCACTTCGTACACGCGCTGCCGGCTTACTACCTGATCGCCCCGAGCGAGTGCTCCTCCAACCTGGCGCGCTTCGACGCGATGCGATACGGCCTGCGGGTCGGCGACGACGGCACCAGATCGGCCGAGGAGGTCACCGCGCTCACCCGCGAGGCCGGCTTCGGACCGGAGGTCAAGCGCCGGATCATGATCGGCACGTACGCGCTGTCGTCCGGCTACTACGACGCTTACTACGGCCAGGCGCAGAAGGTCCGCACGCTCATCACCCGCGACTTCGAGGCCGCCTTCGAGCAGGTCGACGTGCTGGTGTCGCCAACCACGCCGACCACCGCGTTCCGGATCGGCGAGCGGATGGACGACCCGATGCAGATGTACATGTCCGACATCTGCTCGATCCCGTCCAACCTGTCCGGCGGCGCGGCGATCAGCGTGCCGGTCGGCGTCGACGCCGACAACCTGCCGGTCGGCATGCAGATCATGGCGCCGGCGATGGCCGACGAGCGGTCCTACCGTGTCGGTGCCGCGCTGGAGAAGGCGCTGGTCGAGCAGTGGGGTGGTCCGTTGCTGGACCGCGCTCCGGAGCTGGAAGGTGCGCGCTGA
- the gatB gene encoding Asp-tRNA(Asn)/Glu-tRNA(Gln) amidotransferase subunit GatB → MSDLMGYDEAVATFDPVFGLEVHVELGTATKMFCGCSTEFGAEPNTQTCPTCLGLPGALPVVNEIGVESAIRIGLALNCSIASWCRFARKNYFYPDMPKNFQTSQYDEPICYDGYLDVEVDGETVRVGIERAHMEEDTGKSLHVGGATGRIHGASHSLVDYNRAGIPLIEIVTKPVEGIGARTPQVARAVVAELREIVRGLGVSEARMERGQLRCDANLSLRPSPDAPYGTRSETKNVNSLRSVERAVTYEIRRQAALLAGGGKIVQETRHFHEDNGTTTSGRVKEEAEDYRYFPEPDLVPVAPSPEWVEKLRAALPERPSERRRRLQSEWGFTDKDMNSAVGAGAVDLIEATVAAGTTADAARKWWLGELARRANENGKELDAQGVTPAQIAELQSLVDSGRLNDKLARQALDGVLAGEGSPTEVAQARGLAIVSDTGALGAAVDEAIAANPDVAEKIRGGKVAAAGALVGAVMKATKGQADAKTVRELILDKLGAS, encoded by the coding sequence ATGAGCGACCTGATGGGTTACGACGAGGCGGTCGCCACCTTCGACCCGGTCTTCGGGCTGGAGGTGCACGTCGAGCTCGGCACGGCCACCAAGATGTTCTGTGGCTGCTCGACCGAGTTCGGCGCCGAGCCCAACACGCAGACCTGCCCGACCTGCCTCGGGCTGCCCGGCGCGCTGCCGGTGGTCAACGAGATCGGCGTGGAGTCGGCGATCCGGATCGGGCTCGCGCTCAACTGCTCGATCGCGTCCTGGTGCCGCTTCGCGCGGAAGAACTACTTCTATCCGGACATGCCGAAAAACTTCCAGACCTCGCAGTATGACGAGCCGATCTGCTACGACGGCTATCTCGACGTCGAGGTCGACGGTGAGACCGTACGGGTCGGCATCGAGCGCGCGCACATGGAGGAGGACACCGGCAAGTCGCTGCACGTCGGCGGCGCGACCGGCCGCATCCACGGCGCGTCGCACTCGCTGGTCGACTACAACCGCGCCGGCATCCCGCTGATCGAGATCGTCACCAAGCCGGTCGAAGGCATCGGCGCGCGTACGCCCCAGGTGGCTCGCGCGGTCGTCGCCGAGCTCCGCGAGATCGTCCGCGGCCTCGGTGTCTCCGAGGCGCGGATGGAGCGCGGCCAGCTGCGCTGCGACGCCAACCTGTCGCTGCGGCCGTCGCCGGACGCGCCTTACGGCACGCGGTCGGAGACCAAAAACGTCAACTCGCTGCGCAGCGTCGAGCGAGCGGTCACGTACGAGATCCGCCGGCAGGCCGCGCTGTTGGCCGGCGGCGGCAAGATCGTGCAGGAGACGCGGCATTTCCACGAGGACAACGGCACCACCACCTCCGGCCGGGTCAAGGAGGAGGCCGAGGACTACCGCTATTTCCCCGAGCCAGACCTCGTACCGGTCGCGCCTTCACCGGAATGGGTGGAAAAGCTGCGTGCCGCGCTGCCGGAGCGGCCGAGTGAGCGGCGTCGCCGGCTGCAGTCGGAGTGGGGTTTCACCGACAAGGACATGAATTCCGCGGTCGGCGCCGGCGCGGTCGACCTGATCGAGGCGACGGTCGCCGCCGGCACGACCGCGGACGCCGCGCGCAAGTGGTGGCTCGGCGAGTTGGCCAGGCGTGCCAACGAAAACGGCAAGGAGCTGGACGCGCAGGGGGTCACCCCGGCGCAGATCGCCGAGCTGCAGTCGCTGGTGGATTCCGGCCGGTTGAACGACAAACTCGCTCGCCAGGCGCTGGACGGCGTGTTGGCCGGCGAGGGCTCACCGACCGAGGTCGCGCAGGCGCGCGGCCTGGCGATCGTCTCCGACACCGGCGCGCTCGGCGCGGCCGTCGACGAGGCGATCGCGGCAAATCCTGACGTCGCCGAGAAAATCCGTGGCGGCAAGGTCGCGGCAGCTGGCGCTCTGGTCGGCGCGGTCATGAAAGCGACGAAGGGACAGGCCGACGCCAAGACCGTACGCGAGCTGATCCTGGACAAACTCGGCGCTTCGTGA